A window from Schistosoma haematobium chromosome 1, whole genome shotgun sequence encodes these proteins:
- a CDS encoding hypothetical protein (EggNog:ENOG410V4QJ~COG:F), producing the protein MRLPLDSYGVDLHVHLDGAIRPETLFEISNDQKSKVSFQNLEELKGKLMPRKPHSLKDFLKAFEIIIPLVAGKKEVLARICEEFVEDCVKRGGLCYVETRYCPFLLTDSKCSAEEVLKTILDALNRASKKHGIEVRSILSIMRHMPETAKETLDLAKNYQPHGVVAIDIAGDDSVLKLQRVPEEIVQTFENAKKANIHRTVHVGENSPASSVYEAVNNLYAERIGHGYHILDDENAYKSLLETGVHFEVCPSSSFVTGSVDGRNPNNHPVHRFIADKLNFSINTDDPTLTERWDLQEAKYCIEELGIAPNQLNIANYNAAMAAFVTSAERELLISHIKIRSRNRIIKV; encoded by the exons ATGCGACTCCCTTTGGATTCATATGGAGTAGACTTGCATGTTCATCTAGATGGTGCTATTAGGCCAGAAACATTATTTGAGATATCGAATGACCAAAAATCCAAAGTCTCGTTTCAAAATTTAGAAGAACTTAAGGGAAAGCTAATGCCTAGAAAGCCCCACAGCCTGAAAGATTTTCTGAAAGCTTTCGAGATAATCATACCATTAGTTGCCGGTAAAAAG GAGGTTTTGGCGCGTATTTGTGAAGAGTTTGTTGAAGATTGTGTAAAACGCGGTGGTTTATGTTATGTGGAAACACGATATTGTCCATTTCTATTAACTGATTCTAAATGTAGCGCAGAGGAGGTATTAAAAACAATTTTGGATGCACTTAACAGAGCCAGCAAAAAGCACGGGATAGAAGTTCGTTCTATTTTATCAATTATGAGACATATGCCTGAGACAGCTAAAGAAACATTAGACTTAGCCAAAAATTATCAACCACATGGAGTTGTTGCAATCGATATTGCAG GTGATGATTCAGTCTTGAAACTTCAACGCGTCCCTGAAGAAATTGTTCAAACATTTGAAAATGCTAAAAAAGCTAATATTCATCGTACTGTACATGTTGGTGAAAACAGTCCAGCAAGTAGTGTCTATGAGGCAGTGAATAATTTATATGCTGAACGTATTGGCCATGGATATCACATCTTAGATGATGAAAATGCATATAAGTCTCTACTTGAAACCGGTGTACACTTTGAA GTGTGTCCATCGTCAAGTTTTGTAACTGGTTCCGTTGATGGTCGAAATCCAAACAATCACCCTGTACATCGTTTCATTGCGGATAAACTCAACTTCTCCATTAATACCGATGATCCAACACTGACAGAAAGATGGGATTTACAAGAAGCTAAATATTGTATTGAAGAATTAGGCATAGCACCTAATCAATTGAATATTGCTAATTACAATGCAGCTATGGCAGCGTTCGTTACCAGTGCTGAACGGGAACTTTTAATATCACATATAAAAATTCGATCAAGAAATAGAATAATCAAAgtttaa